Sequence from the Thermocoleostomius sinensis A174 genome:
CAAATCTGTTTCCAAAGGAGCGGAAGTGTAAGTCACCACATCACTGCGGCAATCTATGTTCGATCGATCGAATGACCCGGCTGGAAAAGCTGCATGACCACCGAGAGCCGGAACTGGACGCCACGGATCATGGACGAAGGTGTCAGGGGTTGAAGGCTGCGGGTGAGGGGGTGGGGATTGAGTTAATGTGCCAGCGCGATCATCTAAGGAAGCGAGTCCAGTGGTTTGCAAAAAATAGAATGTTTCAGGATGGTCCGGTGGGAAGCGATCGAACTGCCGCCACTGGTTAGTGCCCATTTCGAATAAGCAAACCGGGGCTTCGTTCAGCAGGCCTGTATCTATCCCTTTAAGGACCTGATCGAACCAGCGCAGTTGCAGCCGATCGATTGGGCTATTGGCCTCCGGGCCATAGTCGATCGCGCCTACTCTGCGTCCCCAAGGCAAATGCGCCCACGGACCTACAACGAGATGCTGTGGGAACTGACTCCGGGATGCCATATGGTTGTATAGCTTTAACGTACCGCGCAGATAGGTATCAAACCAGCCACCAATGTGTAGCATTGGCAGATCGGTGTTGTGAAGAAGCAAGCTAGGAGAAAGGTGACGCCAATACGGATCGGAGGCATCTGCGCGATCGAGCCAAGTGTGATAGTGCGAATCGGGAGCCAATCGTCGCAAAATTCCCGATCGAGCACAAACCGGATCTGACAGCGATGGATTGCGCGACGCCGCATACAAAGTGTGATACGTTTCAACGTTGTTTTGTCGGCGGGCTGTTTCTGCGGCAAGTTGAATCGCCCAACTGAGGTTCATCTGATAGCAAAACGCTCCTCCTTCATAGGCCCAGTCTTGATAAAGGTCATAGGCCGTCATAGCAGGACAGATCGTTTTTAGGGCAGGGGGTTGCGCTGCGGCTGCATAAAGTTGCGTCATGCCCTGATAGGAGAACCCATACATGCCAACTTGCCCGTTGCTTTGCGGCAAATTAGCAGCCCAGGCAATTGTATCTTCGCCATCTTCTCTTTCATGGGCAAACAAATCGAATATTCCTTCTGATGTGCCTCGTCCTCGGACATCTTGAATCACCACAATATATCCATGGGCTGCATACCAGCTTGGGTGAGCATACACCACCGTCGAGGCAATCGATCGTCCATAGGGTTGCCGCATCAGCAGTACCGGAAACTCAGCATCACTGTCGGGATAATAAACATCGGCATCAAGACGCACTCGATCGCGGGTATACAGGCAGCTTGTTTGTTTGGAGCGGACAGAAAACATAGGAGGTGAAGCTATCTATAGCGGGTGATTTGTCTAAATTCTCCTCCATCGCGTTGCCTTAGTGAGAGCGACAGAACCAACCCAACACATTGATATCTCC
This genomic interval carries:
- a CDS encoding CocE/NonD family hydrolase; amino-acid sequence: MFSVRSKQTSCLYTRDRVRLDADVYYPDSDAEFPVLLMRQPYGRSIASTVVYAHPSWYAAHGYIVVIQDVRGRGTSEGIFDLFAHEREDGEDTIAWAANLPQSNGQVGMYGFSYQGMTQLYAAAAQPPALKTICPAMTAYDLYQDWAYEGGAFCYQMNLSWAIQLAAETARRQNNVETYHTLYAASRNPSLSDPVCARSGILRRLAPDSHYHTWLDRADASDPYWRHLSPSLLLHNTDLPMLHIGGWFDTYLRGTLKLYNHMASRSQFPQHLVVGPWAHLPWGRRVGAIDYGPEANSPIDRLQLRWFDQVLKGIDTGLLNEAPVCLFEMGTNQWRQFDRFPPDHPETFYFLQTTGLASLDDRAGTLTQSPPPHPQPSTPDTFVHDPWRPVPALGGHAAFPAGSFDRSNIDCRSDVVTYTSAPLETDLHLAGATTIELYCTADTASFDVCAILSEVKPDGSVFNFSQGYLYIHQPVGKVEMPAAASQSPSQSPMPAPQPLTPHLLTLQPTCICIPQGSAIRLSLSGACFPAYAVNAGTGDRSGQGRLMDARVITVTIYSDGDRASQLQLPVIP